A DNA window from Camelina sativa cultivar DH55 chromosome 13, Cs, whole genome shotgun sequence contains the following coding sequences:
- the LOC104738367 gene encoding disease resistance-like protein CSA1: MDCYEETRVVGVVGIKGIGKTKLAEMLFEEIKGEFERPVFFRNQIRRKMKSDKKLGLLLNLFLESILKKTKYVTLSITDKTTHDEDVKKQLLETQHLLVLDNLNVKDEIVHLLGDRG; the protein is encoded by the coding sequence ATGGATTGCTATGAGGAGACTCGCGTAGTTGGAGTTGTTGGGATAAAAGGTATCGGGAAGACAAAACTCGCGGAGATGTTGTTTGAGGAGATAAAAGGTGAGTTTGAGAGACCTGTTTTCTTCAGGAACCAAATCCGCAGAAAAATGAAGAGTGACAAGAAGCTCGGCTTGTTATTAAACCTCTTCTTGGAAAGTATTTTGAAGAAGACAAAGTATGTGACTTTGTCGATAACGGATAAGACTACACATGATGAAGACGTGAAGAAGCAGCTACTTGAAACCCAACATCTTCTCGTCTTGGACAATTTGAATGTCAAGGACGAGATAGTGCATCTTTTAGGAGACCGCGGATGA
- the LOC104737079 gene encoding uncharacterized protein LOC104737079 isoform X2 has product MAEKKRWIAMYTKHIKEKRKVYHDGFLDLHFTRRKVMLYDEADNLLESRMLKAGEVVDTGETLTFQAYLVDIGDRKDGSKASIDIKVEPSDQGSARKSFAVLRPNFKKSSLHGDEKKPNLVNKFSSKSLSPSHNMIRVFKKRELHKYGALTADTMKSTTKGTVPLRSADKENSSHPLINSPCDGRSAVDSRLENDKLSKDKPLRDVNQILSILQRRNVTETCSDNNPQTSVLLTPPESDTRQSHKMESVSTKAASREEVMVQETSSASTRGCLLSDPPSFDFGI; this is encoded by the exons ATggcggagaagaagagatggataGCGATGTATACGAAACACATCAAGGAGAAGCGTAAGGTCTATCACGACGGCTTCCTTGATTTGCATTTCACCAGACgcaag gTGATGCTTTATGATGAGGCGGATAATCTACTTGAAAGCAGGATGCTAAAGGCAGGGGAAGTTGTGGACACAGGTGAAACACTCACGTTTCAAGCATACCTTGTGGATATAGGCGATCGTAAGGATGGAAGTAAGGCTTCAATTGATATAAAGGTTGAACCAAGTGATCAAGGCTCTGCGCGCAAATCATTTGCAGTGCTCAGGCCAAATTTCAAGAAAAGTTCCCTTCATGGTG ATGAGAAAAAACCTAACCTTGTGAATAAATTTTCTTCGAAAAGTCTCAGCCCATCTCACAATATGATTAGAG TATTCAAAAAGAGAGAACTGCATAAGTATGGGGCACTGACTGCAGACACTATGAAGTCAACAACAAAAG GCACTGTACCTCTTCGCTCAGCTGATAAAGAAAACAGTAGCCACCCCTTGATCAACTCTCCTTGTGATG GAAGGTCCGCTGTAGATTCAAGGTTGGAGAATGATAAGTTAAGCAAAGACAAGCCTTTACGTGATG TTAATCAGATTCTCTCCATTCTTCAGAGACGGAATGTTACAGAGACATGTTCGGATAATAACCCGCAAACATCAGTGCTTTTAACACCTCCAGAATCTGATACCCGCCAAAGCCACAAGATGGAGTCTGTTTCAACGAAAG CAGCATCTAGGGAAGAAGTAATGGTGCAAGAAACCTCATCGGCCAGCACAAGAGGTTGCTTACTGAGTGATCCTCCGAGTTTTGACTTCGGAATATAA
- the LOC104737079 gene encoding uncharacterized protein LOC104737079 isoform X1, with protein MAEKKRWIAMYTKHIKEKRKVYHDGFLDLHFTRRKVMLYDEADNLLESRMLKAGEVVDTGETLTFQAYLVDIGDRKDGSKASIDIKVEPSDQGSARKSFAVLRPNFKKSSLHGDEKKPNLVNKFSSKSLSPSHNMIRVFKKRELHKYGALTADTMKSTTKGTVPLRSADKENSSHPLINSPCDGKILEIYLPHLFFLHNCGRSAVDSRLENDKLSKDKPLRDVNQILSILQRRNVTETCSDNNPQTSVLLTPPESDTRQSHKMESVSTKAASREEVMVQETSSASTRGCLLSDPPSFDFGI; from the exons ATggcggagaagaagagatggataGCGATGTATACGAAACACATCAAGGAGAAGCGTAAGGTCTATCACGACGGCTTCCTTGATTTGCATTTCACCAGACgcaag gTGATGCTTTATGATGAGGCGGATAATCTACTTGAAAGCAGGATGCTAAAGGCAGGGGAAGTTGTGGACACAGGTGAAACACTCACGTTTCAAGCATACCTTGTGGATATAGGCGATCGTAAGGATGGAAGTAAGGCTTCAATTGATATAAAGGTTGAACCAAGTGATCAAGGCTCTGCGCGCAAATCATTTGCAGTGCTCAGGCCAAATTTCAAGAAAAGTTCCCTTCATGGTG ATGAGAAAAAACCTAACCTTGTGAATAAATTTTCTTCGAAAAGTCTCAGCCCATCTCACAATATGATTAGAG TATTCAAAAAGAGAGAACTGCATAAGTATGGGGCACTGACTGCAGACACTATGAAGTCAACAACAAAAG GCACTGTACCTCTTCGCTCAGCTGATAAAGAAAACAGTAGCCACCCCTTGATCAACTCTCCTTGTGATGGTAAGATATTGGAAATTTACTTAccacatctttttttcttacataattGTG GAAGGTCCGCTGTAGATTCAAGGTTGGAGAATGATAAGTTAAGCAAAGACAAGCCTTTACGTGATG TTAATCAGATTCTCTCCATTCTTCAGAGACGGAATGTTACAGAGACATGTTCGGATAATAACCCGCAAACATCAGTGCTTTTAACACCTCCAGAATCTGATACCCGCCAAAGCCACAAGATGGAGTCTGTTTCAACGAAAG CAGCATCTAGGGAAGAAGTAATGGTGCAAGAAACCTCATCGGCCAGCACAAGAGGTTGCTTACTGAGTGATCCTCCGAGTTTTGACTTCGGAATATAA